The following are from one region of the Littorina saxatilis isolate snail1 linkage group LG4, US_GU_Lsax_2.0, whole genome shotgun sequence genome:
- the LOC138963751 gene encoding uncharacterized protein, protein MSPVHFAFEACSAFVRSAAECEGAEKPLVSHTTVTLVNRRNTMQKLRQNQEYKQKDLSKTVLPNLAVRNGLGFPAIPPPLKGLTTLEERCISPRIPFMQMRELGCDHQFGIRGNVVNVPVDVPAMVTSLPRRFEETETIALKLKRRLRYKSSYHFENVRPGKIFAAAEWLIGNSVLFREEGIKLDPSWFKPEWEGAESVEFRINSADDDSCIQSENTNHAHSCDKGKQPECDAVKQCSNVPSQGPEHLVTDQASGTVKDKKPEQDQDGNLPEEYADLFQEWPEENIAANDKDDTGEDDEDKEWVETSQEAELGGGCRDTLLHPNDFTTDGQAALNIAPGEGKHPLGLFMDKDCEEKSFPTIFCGQRRVDNSDRMKPLTYSKICKAELRSADRRAAHSIANIFFKLKKLQMLQIRDLATTALRKVKGAKTGHTAGQLRKDGAIEDLLRQDQGYRVLKTLRSSPPYWQAKQKDLFAMIRQLGRPTFFATFSAAETRWLDLLRVLYRMEHSVDPTDDDLENLTWQEKSQLIQKDPVTCARHFDYRVQVLFRKVIMSDLQPLGKVTDHFFRVEFQQRGSPHIHCMIWVEDAPKADTDSDEDVVAFLDKHLTCQRHEEGELKDVSSLHEHKHSKSCKKGGKHVCRFGFPLPPMSKTMMLRPLTQSEAKENSGITENLRTIKRELSQLKLGENISFEEFLARVGIDENQYILALRSDLDSTKIFLRREPSATRMNSRNDILAQVRMANTDVQFVLDEYACGMYIVTYISKSQRGMSDLLKHADDEAKRGNQSVKQKVRHIANKFLNHCEVSAQEAVYLLMQLPLTRCTRDVIFVNTSPPCQRVGLLKNSTMLEAMKDEDTDVTLTSLIDRYSERPKELENICLADFATSYDMRKAGSNSRTGKNTKKKEQDFLPEGEYEEDATDNIWNNDSSSGHLYKLPDGKVLHHRRKPKVLRCVRFSLESDSENHYREKLMLYIPWRNEDKDIIGGCGTCHERFEQMKETVFEVSSKFETNATAVDQAVEQVQKDGIDEEAWDGVAPQAQDMESRHEKYNTESTINAAFQPDSEQHRQYDIGLDLGCHATSDITHDRIVNRIPNEEFDAMSLSDYVKLDASRLNTLRSTLAELRLVIIDEISMVGANMLGFVSQRLQQVMGCSKPFGGVSVLAVGDLFQLRPVMDRWVFQPSRGPYEALAPIVWQELFQMFELTQVMRQKDDKTFAEALNRIREGSHTKEDASLIKSRVVKSSIPDNMLHLFTSRRLVTEQNTRSLALLQSTEILLEAKDSVMGDISVALKTELLHKARDMTVQQTQSLTSHLTLKVGGRFMLVHNVDISDGLTNGASGTLRQVGHKGSEKPEHVSVVWIEFDEESVGEKTRHQNKQLYTPAISSTWTPIFHAVKQFRVGKRENVAVLRKQFPLTACSAITVHKSQGSTLEQVAVSFQGMVQHHLVYVALSRAKTLGGLHLLDFDPNKIRVSPDVKTEMERLRKKPIEWCVSDLQQIASIGFLIGFHNSRSLHKHMEDLRLERNLLRAEMLVIFESWEHKQDEPQHYSLPEFKVLDRNPAPTKTHRPHAGTIVYIRDDSLLSTSNTATSRSCNHSIEVTVLDASSRIAGLSVVGVYCPPGVKTSALRTELETILHRVLASHPYVVMGGDFNSDASDRLSKPLKQLCQEFSLRQLITEPTTDYGSVLDLIFTNLPESAILGGVLESWYSDHKPCWVSISL, encoded by the exons atgtcgccagttcactttGCCTTTGAAGCTTGCTCTGCCTTCGTCAGATCAG CAGCAGAGTGTGAAGGTGCTGAGAAGCCACTCGTATCTCATACAACAGTGACACTTGTGAACCGCAGAAATACAATGCAGAAACTGCGTCAAAACCAAGAGTACAAGCAGAAAGA TTTGAGCAAAACTGTGCTGCCCAATTTAGCTGTGAGAAATGGTCTTGGATTCCCGGCAATTCCACCTCCACTCAAAGGTCTCACAACCCTGGAGGAACGGTGTATATCGCCACGAATTCCCTTCATGCAGATGCGAGAGCTTGGCTGCGACCATCAGTTTGGTATTAGAGGAAATGTAGTAAATGTGCCCGTGGATGTGCCAGCTATGGTGACTTCATTACCTAGGCGATtcgaagagacagagacaattgCCTTGAAGTTGAAGAGACGCTTGCGCTACAAGTCCTCCTACCACTTTGAAAATGTGAGGCCTGGGAAGATCTTTGCTGCTGCGGAGTGGTTGATTGGGAACAGTGTCCTGTTCAGAGAAGAGGGCATTAAGCTTGATCCTTCTTGGTTCAAGCCAGAGTGGGAGGGAGCAGAGTCGGTAGAGTTCAGAATCAACAGTGCAGATGATGATAGTTGTATCCAAAGTGAGAATACCAACCATGCTCACTCATGTGACAAAGGCAAACAACCTGAATGTGATGCTGTGAAGCAATGTTCTAATGTACCGTCACAAGGCCCTGAGCACTTGGTAACTGATCAAGCTTCTGGCACAGTGAAAGACAAGAAACCAGAACAAGACCAAGATGGTAATCTGCCAGAAGAGTATGCAGATTTGTTTCAGGAGTGGCCGGAGGAAAACATAGCTGCTAATGACAAAGATGACACTGGGGAAGATGATGAAGACAAAGAATGGGTCGAAACCAGTCAAGAGGCAGAACTGGGAGGTGGCTGTCGTGACACCCTTCTCCACCCCAACGACTTTACAACTGATGGCCAGGCGGCACTGAACATAGCACCAGGTGAAGGCAAACATCCACTTGGTCTGTTCATGGACAAAGATTGTGAGGAGAAATCCTTTCCAACCATATTTTGCGGCCAACGACGTGTTGATAACAGTGATCGAATGAAGCCCCTCACCTACAGTAAGATCTGCAAGGCTGAGCTAAGAAGTGCTGACCGGCGTGCTGCCCACTCCATTGCAAACATCTTTTTCAAGTTGAAGAAACTACAGATGTTACAGATTCGAGATTTAGCCACAACAGCACTTCGGAAAGTGAAAGGAGCAAAGACAGGCCATACTGCAGGGCAGTTGAGGAAAGATGGTGCCATTGAAGATCTTCTGCGCCAGGATCAAGGGTATCGTGTCCTCAAAACACTGCGATCCTCTCCCCCGTACTGGCAAGCGAAACAGAAGGATCTCTTTGCTATGATTAGGCAGCTTGGTAGACCAACTTTCTTTGCTACATTTTCTGCTGCTGAAACAAGGTGGCTTGATCTTCTCCGTGTCCTCTACCGCATGGAGCACAGTGTAGACCCCACTGATGATGACCTTGAGAACCTGACCTGGCAGGAGAAGTCGCAGCTTATACAAAAAGATCCTGTGACTTGCGCTCGTCACTTTGACTACAGAGTTCAGGTCTTGTTCAGAAAAGTCATCATGAGTGATCTGCAGCCTCTTGGAAAAGTGACGGACCACTTTTTCAGAGTAGAATTTCAGCAGCGGGGGTCCCCTCACATTCACTGTATGATCTGGGTTGAAGATGCACCAAAGGCTGATACAGACTCTGACGAAGATGTGGTGGCATTTCTTGATAAACACTTGACATGTCAGAGGCATGAAGAGGGTGAGTTGAAGGACGTTTCGAGCCTGCATGAACACAAGCATTCCAAGTCATGCAAGAAAGGTGGAAAACACGTGTGCAGGTTTGGTTTTCCTCTCCCTCCCATGTCAAAAACTATGATGCTCCGTCCACTGACTCAGTCTGAAGCAAAGGAGAATTCTGGCATCACAGAAAACTTGAGAACCATCAAAAGAGAACTTAGCCAGTTGAAACTGGGTGAGAACATTTCTTTTGAAGAATTTCTGGCACGAGTCGGCATTGATGAGAATCAGTACATCCTTGCACTTCGTTCTGACCTTGACAGCACCAAGATCTTTTTGCGACGCGAACCATCAGCGACACGCATGAACAGCAGAAATGATATTCTCGCTCAGGTGCGGATGGCCAACACAGATGTGCAATTTGTCCTCGATGAGTATGCCTGTGGAATGTACATTGTGACATACATCAGCAAGAGCCAGCGTGGCATGAGCGATCTTCTAAAACACGCTGATGATGAGGCAAAACGTGGCAACCAGAGTGTCAAACAAAAAGTCAGACACATTGCGAACAAGTTTTTGAACCACTGCGAAGTGTCTGCTCAGGAAGCTGTCTACCTCCTGATGCAGCTGCCTTTGACCCGATGCACAAGGGATGTGATTTTTGTCAACACATCACCCCCCTGCCAGCGAGTTGGTCTGCTCAAGAATTCCACCATGCTTGAAGCAATGAAAGATGAGGACACAGATGTGACTCTCACAAGCCTGATCGACAGGTACTCTGAAAGACCAAAGGAGTTGGAAAACATCTGTCTTGCAGACTTTGCTACTTCGTACGACATGAGAAAGGCAGGATCAAACAGCAGAACAGGTAAGAACACGAAAAAGAAGGAACAGGATTTCCTCCCTGAAGGTGAATATGAGGAGGATGCAACCGACAACATCTGGAACAATGACTCTTCTTCTGGTCACCTGTACAAACTTCCTGATGGCAAAGTCTTGCACCACCGGAGAAAACCAAAAGTTCTGCGTTGTGTTCGCTTTTCTCTGGAGTCTGACTCAGAAAACCACTACAGAGAGAAGCTGATGTTGTATATCCCATGGCGAAACGAGGACAAGGATATCATTGGTGGGTGTGGGACATGCCATGAGAGATTTGAACAGATGAAAGAAACAGTGTTTGAAGTCAGCAGCAAGTTTGAGACCAATGCTACTGCTGTGGACCAGGCTGTGGAACAGGTGCAGAAGGATGGCATTGATGAGGAAGCATGGGATGGGGTGGCTCCACAAGCACAAGACATGGAGAGCCGCCACGAGAAATACAACACAGAGAGTACCATCAATGCAGCGTTCCAACCAGACTCTGAACAGCACCGACAGTATGACATTGGTCTTGACCTGGGTTGTCACGCAACATCTGACATAACCCATGACCGTATAGTGAACAGGATACCAAATGAAGAATTTGATGCAATG AGTCTCAGTGATTACGTGAAACTTGACGCCAGTCGCTTGAACACACTTCGGTCAACTCTAGCAGAATTGCGATTGGTGATCATTGATGAAATTTCCATGGTTGGTGCCAACATGTTGGGTTTTGTCAGTCAGCGTCTGCAACAAGTGATGGGTTGCAGCAAGCCCTTTGGTGGTGTCAGTGTCCTTGCTGTTGGTGATCTATTCCAGCTGAGACCAGTCATGGATCGCTGGGTATTTCAGCCAAGTCGTGGACCATATGAAGCACTAGCACCAATTGTCTGGCAGGAGCTGTTCCAGATGTTTGAGTTGACCCAGGTGATGCGGCAGAAAGATGACAAAACCTTTGCTGAAGCTCTAAACAGGATCAGGGAGGGAAGCCACACCAAAGAAGATGCAAGCCTCATCAAGTCCCGTGTTGTCAAATCCAGTATCCCGGACAACATGCTTCACCTGTTCACCAGCCGTCGTCTGGTCACTGAGCAAAACACCAGAAGTCTTGCCCTTCTCCAGTCTACGGAGATTCTGCTGGAAGCCAAGGACAGTGTGATGGGCGACATCAGCGTTGCACTGAAAACCGAGTTACTTCACAAAGCTCGTGATATGACAGTGCAGCAAACGCAGAGTCTTACATCACACTTGACTCTCAAAGTGGGCGGTAGATTCATGTTGGTGCACAATGTTGACATCAGTGATGGTCTGACGAATGGAGCTTCTGGCACCTTACGACAGGTTGGACACAAAGGCAGTGAGAAGCCAGAACATGTGTCCGTTGTCTGGATAGAGTTTGATGAAGAGAGTGTTGGTGAAAAGACCCGCCACCAAAATAAACAACTCTACACACCGGCCATCAGCTCCACATGGACTCCCATCTTTCATGCCGTCAAACAGTTTCGTGTTGGAAAACGAGAAAATGTTGCAGTGCTTCGTAAACAGTTTCCGTTGACAGCTTGCTCTGCTATCACAGTACACAAGTCACAGGGTTCAACTCTTGAGCAAGTTGCGGTGTCTTTCCAGGGTATGGTACAACACCATCTAGTGTATGTGGCACTCAGCAGAGCCAAAACTCTGGGCGGCCTCCATCTTCTTGATTTTGACCCAAACAAAATCAGAGTGTCACCTGATGTCAAGACCGAGATGGAACGATTGCGGAAGAAGCCCATTGAGTGGTGTGTGAGCGACCTACAGCAGATTGCCAGCATTGGATTTCTGATAGGTTTTCACAACAGTCGCTCTCTTCACAAGCACATGGAAGATCTCCGTCTTGAAAGAAATCTGTTACGAGCTGAAATGTTGGTCATATTTGAAAGCTGGGAACACAAACAAGATGAACCACAGCACTACAGTCTCCCTGAATTCAAAGTTCTTGACAGAAACCCTGCCCCAACCAAGACTCACCGTCCACATGCTGGCACAATAGTGTACATCCGTGATGACAGTCTGCTGTCTACCTCCAACACAGCTACAAGCCGAAGTTGCAATCACAGCATAGAAGTTACAGTGCTTGACGCCAGCAGCAGAATTGCAGGGCTGAGTGTAGTGGGAGTGTACTGTCCTCCGGGTGTGAAAACCAGCGCACTGCGTACTGAACTTGAGACCATTCTTCACAGGGTATTAGCAAGTCACCCCTATGTTGTGATGGGAGGAGACTTCAACAGTGATGCCTCTGACAGACTGTCAAAACCACTCAAACAGCTGTGTCAGGAATTCAGTCTGCGTCAGCTCATTACTGAACCCACAACAGACTATGGCTCAGTATTGGATCTGATCTTCACCAATCTCCCTGAGTCTGCAATACTAGGAGGTGTACTTGAATCCTGGTACTCGGACCACAAACCCTGCTGGGTGTCAATTTCATTGTAA